The following nucleotide sequence is from Pseudomonas sessilinigenes.
TGCCGGCCAGCAGGGTGCTCAGGCCATTGAATTGCGGCACCGCCAGCACCACGTGGCGCTTGCGCCCGAGTTTCTCCAGCTCTTCATCGATGAAACCGCTGAGGTCGCCGGCGAACGACACCAGGGCGTGGGGGCGGGCGCAGAAGTCGTCCAGGCTCAGGGGGCCGGGCATGGTGTCGGCGCGCAGCAGCTTGGGCATGCTGCGGCGCAGGACCTTGCGCTTGGCATTGGCTGGCAGGTCGGTGGTGTAGCTGACGCCGATGGATATCTCCCCGGAAGCCAGCAGCGAGGGCATCAGCAGGTAGTTGGTCCGGCGTACTACCAGGACGATGCCCGGGGCCTCGGCGCGCAGGCGCTTGAGCAGCATCGGCAGCAGGGCGAACTCGACGTCGTCGGACAGGCCGATGCGAAACACCGCGGTGCTGGTGGCCGGGTCGAATTCGGCGGCGCGGCTCACGGCAGTGGAGATCGAGTCCAGCGCCGGAGACAACAGGGCGAAGATCTCCACGGCTCGGGCGGTAGGCTCCATGCTGCGGCCGGTGCGCACGAACAGCGGGTCGTCGAACAGATTGCGCAGGCGCGAGAGGGCCGCGCTGATGGCGGGCTGGCCAAGGAACAGCTTTTCGGCGGCGCGGGTCACACTGCGTTCGTGCATCAATGTTTCGAACACGATCAACAGGTTCAGGTCGACACGACGCAGGTCATTACGATTCATCTGGAGTCCTGGCAGAGTCAGCGAGCTTGACGGGAGCGGCCATATCGAAACAATGGCCGGCGTGAATCTTACGGGTAAAGGCTGCTACTCTGCACCGGCTAATTGCCTGGATCGCCCCATGGAGAGCGCCCGACCCCGATTTTCAAGGGCCTGGAATCGATGACAGGCATGTCGACTATTAATCAGCACTGATAGTCTTGCTTTCAAAGCCCGGATAAAGTCCGCGGCATTAGAGGTTTTTTTTGACGAGGTTTGCGATGTCCCGCGCGATTCGTTTTCACAAGTTTGGACCGGCCGAGGTGCTCAAGTGCGAAGAGCATGCGGCCTCGTTGCCTGCGCCAGGCGAAGTGCAGGTACGAGTCGAAGCCATCGGTATCAGCTGGTATGACGTGCTCTGGCGGCAGAACCTGGCTTCCTCCCATGCCCGGTTGCCTTCTGGCCTGGGCCATGAGATGGCCGGTGTGGTCACCGCCGTGGGCGAGGGCGTCGAGGACCTGGCAGTGGGCGACAAGGTCGCCAGCTTTCCTGCCGAAAGTCCCAATGACTACCCGGTGTATGGCGAGCAGATCGTCCTGCCACGCTCGGCCCTGACTCGTTATCCGGAGGTCCTGAGCCCGATCGAGGCGGCCGTGCACTACACGCCGCTGCTGATCGCCTACTTTGCCTATGCCGACCTGGCGCGGGTCAAGCCTGGGCAGTTCGCCCTGGTTACCGATGCCAGCCATTGCGCCGGCCCGTCCTTCGTCCAACTGGGCAAGGCCCTGGGCGTGCGGGTGATTGCCGTCACCAAGACCGCCGAGGAGCGCGAGTACCTGCTGTCCCTCGGTGCGGAGAAGGTGATCGTCACCGAAGAACAGGACTTGCTGATGCAGGTCAACAAGCTCACGGACAGTCGTGGCGTCGATGTGGTGTTCGATGGCCTCGGCGGGCCGCAGATGTCCATGCTCGGCGATGTCCTGGCGCCTCGCGGCAGCCTGGTGCTGTACGGCCTGCAAGGCGGCAACCAGACACCGTTCCCGGCTTGCGCGGCGTTCCAGAAGAACATTCAGTTCTTCGTGCACTGCATCGGCAACTTCACCGGTAAACCCGAACTGGGGATCACCCAGGACCAGGCGGCCTTGCAACGGGCGCTGCGTGATATCAACCAGTTGACTACCGACCGGGTGCTGGTGCCATTGAAGACCCGGGTCTTCCCGTTCAGCGAGTTTGTCCAGGCGCACCGCTATATGGACGAATGTCCATGCCGCGAGCGGGTCGCACTGCAGGTCGAACCGGCCTGATTCCCCGACGCCAGGCTTCGCTTTCGAAGCCTGGCGTTCTTGTTCCTGCCTTCCTGGCAAATGCTTGCCTGTTGCTCTTGCCCATACATTTTCCTGGCGTTGCGCACCCCCTGGGTTCGTGGCAAATGTTGCCGTGGCCGACGGATAGATTCCATCGCGCTGCGGTCAAACTGCCAGTAAACTGCGCGGCATTCTCGAACCACCCATCTTTTGAGGTTTTGCATGACTCTCAGTCCTTTTGCGGGCAAACCGGCACCAACCCAGTTGTTGGTGGATATCCCGCGACTGGTTACGGCTTACTACACCGGTCAGCCTGATGCATCGGTCCCTACCCAGCGCGTGGCGTTCGGCACCTCCGGGCATCGTGGCAGCTCGTTCGACCTGAGTTTCAACGAGTGGCATGTCCTGGCCATCAGCCAGGCCATCTGCCTGTACCGCGAAGCCCAGGGTATCGATGGTCCGCTGTTCCTGGGGATCGATACCCATGCTCTCTCGACCCCGGCCGGTGCCAGCGCCCTGGAGGTCCTGGCTGCCAATGGCGTGACCGTGATGATCGCCGAAGGCGACGAATACACCCCGACGCCCGCCGTCTCCCATGCCATCCTCTGCTACAACCGCGGCCGCACTTCGGGCCTGGCGGACGGTATCGTCATCACACCGTCGCACAATCCGCCGCAAAGCGGCGGCTTCAAGTACAACCCCACCAACGGCGGCCCGGCCGATACCCACATCACCAAGTGGATCGAGGCCAAGGCCAACGAACTGCTGGCGGCCCGGCTGGCCGGGGTCAAGCGCATCAGCTTTGAGCAGGCGCTGAAGGCCGACACCACTCATCGCCATGACTACGTCAATACCTATGTCGCCGACCTGATCAACGTCATCGACCTGGATGCCATCCGCAATGCCAAGCTGCGCCTGGGCGTGGACCCGCTGGGTGGAGCAGGGGTGCGCTACTGGTCGGCGATCGCCGAGCACTACAAGCTGGACCTGGATGTGGTGAACCGCGAGGTGGACGCGACGTTCCGCTTCATGTCGGTGGACTGGGACGGGCAGATCCGCATGGACCCATCCTCCAGCCACGCCATGCAGGGCCTGATCGGCTTGAAGGAGCGCTTCGACGTGGCCTTCGCCTGCGACCCGGACCATGACCGTCACGGCATCGTCACTCCGAGCGGTGGCCTGCTGGCGCCGAACAACTACCTGGCGGTATCCATCGACTACCTGTTCCAGAATCGTCCGCAATGGCGCGCTGATGCCGCGGTAGGCAAGACCGTGGTCAGCAGCGGCTTGATCGACCGTGTGGCGGCCCGCCTGGGCCGGCGCTTGTATGAAGTGCCGGTGGGCTTCAAGTGGTTTGCCGACGGCTTGTTCGATGGCTCCCTGGGCTTTGGCGGCGAAGAAAGCGCTGGGGCTTCGTTCCTGCGCAGGGATGGCGGTGTGTGGTGCACCGACAAGGACGGCCTGATCCCGGCATTGCTGGCGGCGGAAATGACCGCCCGTACGGGGCGCGATCCGAGCCAGGCCTATCGTGCATTGTGCGATGAGCTGGGCGAGCCGTTCTCGGTGCGGGTCGATGCCAAGGCCAACCCGCAGCAGAAGGCGTTGCTCAGCAAGCTGTCGCCACAGCAGGTGACCTCCACTGAGCTGGCGGGCGAGCCGATCCAGCAGATCCTCAGCCACGCTCCGGGCAACGACCAGGCCATTGGCGGCTTGAAGGTAATGACCGAGAACGGCTGGTTCGCCGCGCGGCCATCCGGTACCGAGGACATCTACAAGATCTACGCCGAAAGCTTCATCGGCGATGATCACCTCAAGCAATTGGTGCAGCAAGCCCAGGCCCTGGTGGATGGCGCCATCAGTGGCAACTGATCAGGCGATTGCCGGCAAATAAAAAGGGGCGACCATCTCGGTCGCCCCTTTTTTATTTGCCGCTGTGTCGCGCCTAGTCTCAGGCCAGGTCCACCAGGACGATCTCGCTGTCCTGTACTGCGGTTACCCGTAGCACCTGTTCATCCTGCACGGCGACGCCGTCTCGAGCTTCGGCGCGCAAGCCATTGATCTCGATGATCCCGGTGGCCGGCACCAGGTAGGCCCGGCGCCCGGCGTCCAGGCGATACTCGGCGCTTTCACCGGCCTTGAGGTTGGCTGCCACCAACCGCGCATCGGCACGGATACGCAGGCTCTCCACGTCGCCATCCTTGCCGCTGGCCAGGGTCACGAAGCCTTCACGTTGCCCCTTGGGAAACGGTTTGGCGCCCCAGGAAGGCGCAGAACCGGCCTGGTTGGGGATGATCCAGATCTGGAAGATCTTGGTTGGCGTGTCTTCCAGGTTGTACTCGCTGTGGGCGATGCCGGTGCCGGCACTCATCACCTGCACGTCGCCCGCCTCGGTACGCCCCTTGTTGCCCAGGTTGTCCTGATGGCTTATGGCGCCTTCGCGCACATAGGTGATGATCTCCATATCCCGGTGCGGATGCTGCGGGAAGCCGGTGCCGGGGGCGATCACATCGTCGTTCCAGACCCGCAGGTTGCCCCAGTGCATGCGTTCGGGATCGTAGTACTCGGCAAAGGAAAAGTGGTGATGGGCATCCAGCCAGCCGTGGTTGGCGCCGCCCAGGGAACTGAAGGGTCTGAGTTCAAGCATGATCGTCTCCTCGTCAGGGTTCGTCATGGCACGTTGCGTCTGGCCAAAAACGATAACCGTTGGTTGATGGCGAGCATCATCTATCAGTCATTGATCGATAAAAAGCGCAAAAAATACCGTAATCCAATCGATAAATTAGATATTTTTTAGACTGACAAAGAGGGTGCCGAATCTCCGGTTCATCGTTTAAGTTGATGACTTGCAAGCAATTGACTGGATGCTGCGAGAAAATCCGGCGACCATAACCGCTCAAGCCTCACACCCTGGAGTCCGCGTGTCGCAACACACCCCCGATCTACCTCCCGAACTCATGCCACTGGCGCAGATGCCGTTGCTCAAGCGCCTGGCAGCGCGTTTCTTCGGTCATGGCCTGAGTCGCCTGCGGGCCCAGCATCGGGCGTCCTGGCTGCATGGCCAGGCGGATGGCTTTCGCAGTGGCCATACGGCAGGGGTGGAGTACGGTTACCGGGAAGGACGCTTGGAGGGCTTGGAGGAAGGCCGGCAGGTCTTGCTGATTCGCGACAGTCGCAATACCGAGCACAGGCCCCCGGGCGTGGACGACCGCCTGTTCGACGATTGGCGCCTGCCCCTGGGGGCCGAGCTGAAGAAGCGCTTCAAGGCCGATGTCGCGCGCTTGCTGGCGCCCGAGGCCCAGCCCAGCGCCGCGCAATGGAAAATGATCTTCAGCGATACTCCAGCCACCGCGGTGATCGCCGGGGCCGGGGCCGGCAAGTCGACCTCGCTGGTGCTGCGCCTGCTGTTGCTCCATCACTACCTGGGGTTCGAGCTGGACTCCATGACCGTGGTGACCTTCACCCGGGAGTCGCGCAAGGATTTCATCGCCAAGCTGATACAGGTGTTCGCCCTGTGGGGCCGGCAACTGGATGCCCGGCAGGCCCGGGACCTGGTGCGCACCTTCCATTCACGGATCCTGCCCATGGTCCGCAGCCTGCCGGGGTTCGAACGGCTGCAGGCCTTCGAGAACCTCAACGAGCGGCAGCCGGGCCTCGACGCCGAGGTGGACAGCAACCCCTTCGACCTGCGTATCAACGATGCCCAGCGCAAGCACCTCAACGCCTGCTATCAGGGGCTGTATAACAGCGACGAGCGCTTTCGCCTGGCCTTGAAACCGCTGTTGCGCCATGCCCTGCAGCTCAAGGAGCTGGAGCGTGATCACCCGGATGTGCAAAAGCGCATGGCCGTCACCGAGCTGGCGGCCAAGCGCGACGAGGAACTGTGCGACGCAGTGGAGGACTTGTGGTTCAGGGCCGGGGCCTGGCCGATCAAGGGCATCGAACCCAAGCGTCAACGCTTCGAGATCAACGGCGCATCGTTCCACTGCCATGGTTACTGCGCCGAACTCGATGCCTGGGTGGTGCTGGGCTTCGACCCGCGGGAAAACCCGCAGATCACCCGGCCCGGGGCCAAGCTGAGTGTCCGTGCGGAGTGGGCGGTAAAGCGCACCCTGTTTCAAGCTTTCTGTCGTAAGTCATTGATTTGGCTTGATAGTTATGAAGACTCAAAACGCGCCCTCGGCGCTTTTTCGGCCCAGGCCAGTGCCGGCCCTGGCTTCGATTACCGGGTCAAGGGCGAGCTGGCTTCGGCACCGCTGCTGGATTGTTTCGTCGCCGCTGCCGGGTTCATCGAGAACCTGGGGCTGGATGTGGGCGACGCCGTGGGCCGCATGAGTTTTGCCCAGGATGACCCGGACCGGTACTTCTTCGAGGCCCTGAGCCTGTTCTGGCGCGCCCTGGAAGACCATCTGCTGGACCAGTCGCCACCGATCATGACCTACAACCGCATGTTCGCCCTGTTCAGCGAGCGTTCGCCGGAGAACTTCAAACTGCTGGCCGACGCCTGCCTGAGGCCGATGTCGCACCTGATGATCGACGAGTTCCAGGATGTCTCACCGCAGATCGTCTCCTGGATCAAGGCCAGCCTCGGCGAGATCCGCCGTCGTGGCGCGACGCTGCATGTCGGGCGTGGTGCGCAGCATTCCTCGTTGTTGTGCGTGGGGGACGACTGGCAGTCGATCTATGGCTGGCGGGGTAGCTCGCCGCGCTACTTCATCGAGTTCAACAAGGAGTTTCCATCCCCGGGCGTCACCCGGGTGATGCTCAGCGAGAACTACCGCAGCCACCAGTACGTCATTGATGCGGCGGAGCACATCGTCCGCTCGGCCCCGACGATTGCCGGTAAGAAAGCCAAGGCCAGCGGCGAGGCCCGCGAGCCATGGCCGGTGCAAGTGCTGGATCGGGACGACGAGGGCTTGGCCCAGCGTTTGACGGAGCACTATCGACAGGGTGATTCAATCTTGATGTTGTTTCGAAAAACAAGTGATAAGTTGTTGATTGAAAACGAAATTTCACAAATAGTTAATGTTGACTCTAGCTTGCCACCAACGGCCAGGCGGCTCAAGCAGTTGACCTTTCACAGCGCCAAGGGCTTGCAGGCCGACGTGGTATTCCTGCTGGGCGATTGCCAGCACCTGAGTAGCTCCCCTTACAAGAACCAGGTGTATCGCATGGCCGGGCTGGGCAAGGACGGCGATGCCACGCCCTACGACAGCGCCCAGAAAGACGAGATCCTGCGCCTGGCCTATGTGGGCATCACTCGGGCGGTCAAGCACTGCTACTGGTATGTCGAGCGCCAGGACTCCAGTGCGGGCAATGCTCCGAGGGCGTCGGACCGGGTGCCGAAGGACAAGCCGTATTTCCAGGACCTGCGGCAACGGCCATGAAAAAGCCCGCCGGTTGGGCGGGCCTGGGTGAAGGGGTCAGGCCTTGAGGACCAGGGAGGGCGAGAAGGCCTCCAGCTCATCCTCCACCGCCTCGATTATTCGTTCGACATCCGCGGCGCTCATTACCGTTGCGCAGGGAATGCCGGCGATGGCGATCATGGTTTCGCCGCTGGCGCGGTCGAAGAGCCGGGCGATCATGCTGCCAGGCGCATCCATGCTGGCTTCGAAACCCATGGGATGAAAATGCCAGCGCATCAGCTGGCAGGCGTTGGGGAAGGTGACTTTGCTGGCCCAGGCTGTGTTCATCGATGGCCCACCTTGATTCATTGAGCGCTTCCTTGTGCTCGCGGTAGGAACGAGGGCTCGTCGCTGAGCCGCTCGGTTGAGGTTCTAAAAATAGCACCGGGTCATGGCCGCTTGCAGTTTTTTTGGCCACCGTCCGGCGGTTCGTTCATGAAAGTTTGATGCCAGCCCTGCAGGCATTGGATGACCGAGCGCGCGGCTTGTCCCGGTTATCAGGGTGGTGATTGCCGCCTGTCGGCAAGTTCGGCAAGCTGCACTTTTTCTTTTCGGGAAATCTATGGCTGGCGCTGACGACGGGCCCCTGCAAACCGAAATCACCGGCGACACGGTGATGCGCTACCACCTGTGCTGGAAGCTGCGCGATCTGGAAGGGGTGATGGCGCTGTATCACCCGCAGATCCAATACAACGATTTCTTCCAGAATCGCACGCTGGCCCTGGCTGACCTGCGCGAATACGTGCAGGCCAGCATGCCGCGGGCCCCGGATGAGACCCTGGAGCATTGCGATCGCATCCGCCTGGATGGCGACACGGCCTTCATCCAGTACCAGGTGACCCTGAGGGGTAGCCGGGGGCTGGTGTCGTTCCGGGCCAGCGAAGCGATCACCGTGCGTGACGGCCTGATCTGGCGGGTCAACGAATATGCGGCCCTGGTGCGCGAAGGGGCTTCGGCCCAGGCTACCGGCGGCCCGCGTCCGGCAACCAGCCGCCTGGGGTTGTCGCCGCGCCAGCTGGGGCGCATGGCCGACGACCTGGAGCAGTATTTCCAGCACCAGCAACCCTATCTGGACCCGGAGCTGGACCTGCAACGGGTGGCCGGCGAATCCGGCTACAGCCGCAACCAGATTTCCTACCTGCTCAACCAGGTGCTGGGCCAAAGCTTCTACCGCTATGTGAACCAGGCGCGCCTGCAACATGTGCTGGCGGCCCTGGAACAGGCCGTGCCGCCGGTGCGGGTCGATGAGCTGGCCTTCGCCGCGGGCTTCAATTCACTGTCGGCGTTCTACAACTGTTTTCGCCAGCACACCGGCCAGACCCCCAAGGCCTATGCCCGGAAAATTTCCTTGCGTGCACGGGCACAAGACAGCGCCTGAGGCCGGGCAATAGGATCGGCCATCGAAAGTTCGGTTGGCGGAGTGTTGGTATGCCTGCGTGGCGCAATATCAGTTTGTGGATGGACCAGCTCGACGAGCCGCTAACCCCCCGGCCAGCCCTGGAACGGGACCTGGACCTGGACGTGGCGATCATCGGCGCCGGCTACACCGGCCTGTGGACCGCCTATTACCTCAAGCGCCTGGATCCTGGGTTGAAGATCGCCGTGTTCGAGGCACAGATCGCCGGTTTCGGTGCCTCCGGGCGCAATGGCGGCTGGCTGATGGGCAACTTGCTGGGCGAGGACCGCCTGCTGGCGCCGCTGCCGCCCGAACAGCGCCGGGCCTCCTATGAACTGCTGCATGGCATACCCGATGAGGTGGCCAACGTCATCGAACGTGAAGGCATCGACTGCGACTACCGCAAGGGCGGCGTGTTGTATTGCGCGGCCCGTTATCCGGAGCAGCACGCCAGCCTGCGCCAGTACCTGGCGCATCTGCATGACCAGGGCCTTGGCGAGGCCGACTACCGTTGGCTGACCCCCGAGCAACTGGCTGGGCAACTGCGCGTGGCCAATGCCTATGGGGCGATCCAGGCTGCCCATTGCGCCACCATCCAGCCGGCCAAGCTGGTGCGCGGCCTGGCCCGGGCGGTGGAGCGCCTGGGGGTGGCGCTCTACGAGAACAGCCCGGTGACCCATTGGCAGTCCGGCAGCCTGCAGACTCCACGGGCGGCGGTGCGCAGCCGCTGGATAGTGCCGGCGGTGGAGGGCTATTCGGTGACCCTGGCCCCCCTGGGGCGCTACCAACTGCCGGTGCAGAGCCTGCTGGTGGCCACCGAGCCGCTGCCCCAGTCCACCTGGGACGAGATCGGCCTGAGCCAGGGCCAGGCCTTCAGCGAGGGCAGTCGCCAGGTCACCTACGGCCAGCGCACCCTGGACGACCGCCTGGTGTTCGGCGCCCGGGGTGGCTATCAGTTCGCTGGCAAGCTGCGCCACGACTTCAACCTGAGCCAGGACGAAGTGCAACTGCGCCGCTACCTGTTCGGCGAGCTGTTTCCACAACTCAAGAACGTGCGCATCACCCATGCCTGGGGCGGCAACCTGGGCATGTCGCGCCAGTTCCATCCGCACATGCTCTGCGACCGCCGCAAGGGCATCGCCCTGGCTGGCGGCTACGGTGGCGAGGGCGTAGGGGCCAGCAACCTGGGCGGCCGGACCCTGGCCGAGCTGATTCTGCAGCGCGACAGCCCGTTGGTACGCCAGCCCTGGGTCCTGCCCGAAGGCGGCCTGGACCGACTGCGGGCCTGGGAGCCCGAGCCCTGCCGCTGGCTGGGCTACAACGCGATCATTCAAAGCTTCGTTCACGAAGACCAGACCCTGGCCAATCCGGCCACGGCTCCCTGGCGGCGCAGGATGGCCAGCCGGATCGCCGGGTTCATGGAAGGCTTCATGCACTGACCCGGCTTCACCTGCCGGGCGCTGTGCGCTCGGCGCTTCCGCCTGAGGTAGCACCATGAGCATCACGCAATTGAAGAACACCGCCACGGCCATCCTCGAGCAATCGGCTCCGGTCGCCGTGCCCCTGGGCGAGCCGTTGGCCGTGACCTCGGTCACCGCCGTGGAGCGCAGCGACGGGGTCGAGACCGGCATCTGGGAGTGCACGCCAGGACGCTGGCGGCGACAGATCGTCGCCCAGGAGTTCTGCCACTTCATCCAGGGCCGCTGCACCTTCACCCCCGACAACGGCGCAACCGTGCACATCCAGGCCGGCGATGCCTTGATGTTGCCGGCCAACAGCACCGGGACCTGGGACATCCTCGAGACCGTGCGCAAGACCTACGTCCTGATCTTTTGATCGCCAATTGCCTGCCAATAACAAAACCAACCACAGGTATCGCTCCATGACCCGCAAGACTCGCGCTTTGCTGCTGAGCCCGTTGTGCCTGGCCGCCGCCCTGGCCCAGGCCGCCGATACGGTGAAGATCTACAACTGGTCCGACTACATTGCACCGGACACCAACCGCCAGTTCCAGAAGGCAACCGGGATCGGTTTCACCTACGACGTCTATGACAGCAACGAAACCCTGGACGGTAAGTTGATGACCGGAAAATCCGGTTACGACGTGGTCTTTCCTTCCAACCACTTCATGGCCCGGCAGATCCAGGGCGGGGCCCTGAAGAAGCTCGACAAGACCCAATTACCCAACTGGCAGAACCTCAACCCGGTGCTGCTCAAGGCCCTTGAAGTCAATGACCCGGGCAACCAGTACGGCTTCCCCTATCTGTGGGGCTCCACCGGCATCGGCTACAACGTGGCCAAGGTCAAGGAGGTGCTCGGGGACGATGCACCATTGGATTCCTGGGACCTGATCTTCAAGCCCGAGTACATGCAGAAGTTGCAGAAGTGCGGGGTGGCGATCCTGGATAACGGCCCGGAACTGATACCGGCAGCCCTGAACTACCTGGGGTTGGCGCACCACAGCAAGAATCCGGCGGACTATAAAAAAGCCGAAGCCTTGCTGATGAAGGTCCGGCCTTATGTGAGCTATTTCCATTCCTCGAAGTACACCAGCGACCTGGCCAACGGCAATATCTGCGTGGCAGTGGGCTTTTCCGGTGACATCCTGCAAGCCGAAAGCCGCGCCAAGGAGGCCGGCAACGGTATCCAGATCGGTTACTCGATTCCCCGGGAAGGCACGCCGCTGTGGTTCGACATGGTGGCCATGCCGGTGGATGCCCCGGATGAAAAGGCCGGCTACGCCTACATGGACTACCTGCTGCGTCCAGAGGTGATGGCCGATATCAGCAACTACGTGCATTACGCCAATGGCAACCAGCAAGCCGACAGCCGGGTGGATCCGGCGATCAAGGACGACCCCAAGATCTACCCGAGCCCGGCGATGATGGACAAGCTGTTCGCCTTGCAGGCCATGCCGCTGGATATCGACCGGCTCCGTACCCGTTTGTGGAACAAGATCCGCAGCGGCAACTGACAACCCAAGCCGCTAACAGGCCTTTGAAAAAACCTAGGCGAGGCAGCCAGCGCAAGGCAAAAACAGGCGAAAAAGCGCAGTTTACGCGTGCTAAATGAGCATTTGACCGGGCTGGCGCACCCGCTTGTTTTTAATACCGCGATGGCACCGCAGGTGGTTTTTCAACGTCCTGCTAGATCTGGGTGTTCTCTGGAAGCACGGCGCCGCCATCCACCACCAGGGTCTGTCCGGTGATGTAGCCGGCCTGCCGCGAGGCCAGGAAGGCCATGGCCCAGGCGATGTCCTGGGGCGCCCCCAGGCGCTTGAGCGGAATGTGCCTGGCCAGGGCACCGGCATCCCCCAGGTTGTCGGTGGCCTGGGTGGCGATCAACCCCGGCTCGACGCCATTGACCGTGATCCCGTATTCCGCCAGCTCCAGCGCCGCAGCACGGATGAACCCGTTGACCCCGGCCTTGGACGCCGCGTAGTGGGCCAGCCCAGGAATCGCCGTGCGCGGCCCGGTGACCGAGGAGGTCACGACGATCCGCGGGTCCTGGGCCCGG
It contains:
- a CDS encoding cupin domain-containing protein, with amino-acid sequence MSITQLKNTATAILEQSAPVAVPLGEPLAVTSVTAVERSDGVETGIWECTPGRWRRQIVAQEFCHFIQGRCTFTPDNGATVHIQAGDALMLPANSTGTWDILETVRKTYVLIF
- a CDS encoding polyamine ABC transporter substrate-binding protein — its product is MTRKTRALLLSPLCLAAALAQAADTVKIYNWSDYIAPDTNRQFQKATGIGFTYDVYDSNETLDGKLMTGKSGYDVVFPSNHFMARQIQGGALKKLDKTQLPNWQNLNPVLLKALEVNDPGNQYGFPYLWGSTGIGYNVAKVKEVLGDDAPLDSWDLIFKPEYMQKLQKCGVAILDNGPELIPAALNYLGLAHHSKNPADYKKAEALLMKVRPYVSYFHSSKYTSDLANGNICVAVGFSGDILQAESRAKEAGNGIQIGYSIPREGTPLWFDMVAMPVDAPDEKAGYAYMDYLLRPEVMADISNYVHYANGNQQADSRVDPAIKDDPKIYPSPAMMDKLFALQAMPLDIDRLRTRLWNKIRSGN